One Dokdonia sp. Dokd-P16 genomic window carries:
- a CDS encoding cell division protein FtsQ/DivIB encodes MAEVSVSFKDESAPFVTRETVNKLLIVSNEKLAGKVKENIALSEMEKRVKAHPIIKNADVYVTMGGDIGVAIEQRKPIARLSGAISFYIDESGEVMPLSQNHSAHVPLVTGATEKEISEVYKLVNFIRKDEFLAKHIIGISRSKNAEYMLKVRKLGYTVSLGKVEALEKRFSNYKAFYQKALRDKSLDKYKTIELKYDGQVVCEKK; translated from the coding sequence GTGGCTGAAGTTAGTGTTTCATTTAAGGATGAAAGTGCTCCTTTTGTGACGCGTGAGACCGTTAATAAATTGTTGATAGTAAGTAACGAAAAGCTTGCAGGAAAGGTAAAAGAAAATATAGCTTTGAGTGAGATGGAAAAGCGCGTGAAGGCGCATCCAATTATCAAGAATGCAGATGTTTACGTAACGATGGGTGGTGATATAGGTGTTGCAATAGAGCAACGTAAGCCTATAGCACGACTTAGCGGTGCTATTTCTTTTTATATAGATGAGAGTGGTGAGGTGATGCCATTATCACAAAATCACTCCGCGCACGTTCCCCTTGTAACCGGAGCAACCGAGAAAGAAATAAGCGAAGTTTATAAGCTTGTAAATTTTATAAGGAAGGATGAGTTTCTTGCAAAGCACATTATAGGTATATCTCGAAGTAAGAACGCAGAGTATATGTTAAAGGTTAGAAAACTAGGGTATACTGTATCACTAGGTAAGGTAGAAGCGTTAGAAAAGAGATTTAGTAATTATAAGGCTTTTTATCAAAAAGCACTTAGAGATAAAAGTTTAGATAAGTATAAAACTATAGAGCTCAAGTATGACGGGCAAGTAGTTTGTGAGAAAAAATAA
- a CDS encoding GatB/YqeY domain-containing protein, with translation MSLSTQVMTAMKEAMKAKDQNALTSLRAIKSAILLAQTETGAKEEITEEQELKLLQKLVKQRKDSAAIFAEQGRNDLADPEIAQAEVISQFLPEQMSEADVTKVVDEIIAATGAQGMKDMGKVMGQVNARLTGKADGKTISTIVKARLS, from the coding sequence ATGAGCCTATCTACACAAGTGATGACTGCAATGAAAGAAGCTATGAAAGCTAAAGATCAAAATGCATTAACATCGCTACGTGCCATAAAATCTGCAATCTTACTTGCGCAGACAGAGACAGGAGCAAAAGAAGAGATCACCGAAGAGCAAGAGCTTAAGTTATTACAGAAACTTGTAAAGCAGCGTAAGGATAGTGCAGCTATCTTTGCAGAGCAAGGACGTAATGATCTTGCAGATCCAGAAATAGCACAGGCAGAAGTAATCTCTCAATTCTTACCAGAACAAATGAGTGAGGCAGATGTAACTAAAGTAGTAGATGAGATAATTGCCGCAACTGGTGCCCAAGGAATGAAAGATATGGGTAAAGTGATGGGACAAGTTAATGCTAGACTTACTGGAAAAGCAGATGGTAAAACCATTAGTACAATTGTGAAGGCTCGTCTTTCATAA
- a CDS encoding FtsW/RodA/SpoVE family cell cycle protein, whose translation MSTTFKNIFAGLQGDKTIWAIVALLALFSFLPVYSAASNLAYIKGDGNTVRFLIKHGMHLVLGFAMLYGVHKIPHHYFKGLSFIALPVVIILLIVTLAQGTTMGGANASRWIKIPILGVGFQTSTFAGVVLMVYVARYLAKIKDTAVTFKETIVPLWLPVAAVLALILPANFSTTAIIAAMVVALVFLGGYPLKYLGIVIATGVVALLFFVLLAKAFPGVFPNRVDTWISRVENFANNEVDADADYQIEKAKIAIASGGVIGLGPGKSVQKNFLPQSSSDFIYAIIVEEFGLAGAGFLLFLYMLLLFRITVVAHKADTVFAKLVVVGVGLPIVFQALINMAVAVELFPVTGQTLPLVSSGGTSIWMTCLAVGIVLSVSAKRAPVVPKDESELNPLDILSEAI comes from the coding sequence TTGAGTACCACATTTAAAAACATATTTGCAGGATTACAAGGTGACAAGACTATATGGGCTATTGTTGCCCTTCTTGCATTGTTTTCCTTTTTACCTGTGTATAGCGCGGCAAGTAACCTCGCATATATTAAAGGTGATGGGAATACGGTGAGGTTTCTTATTAAACATGGTATGCATTTAGTGTTAGGGTTTGCAATGTTGTATGGGGTTCATAAAATACCACATCATTACTTTAAAGGGCTTTCCTTTATTGCGCTTCCAGTTGTGATTATACTGCTCATAGTGACACTCGCTCAGGGAACTACCATGGGTGGAGCAAATGCAAGTAGATGGATTAAAATCCCGATTCTGGGAGTTGGTTTTCAGACTTCCACATTTGCAGGTGTTGTGTTGATGGTATACGTGGCTAGGTATCTTGCAAAAATTAAGGATACCGCAGTAACATTTAAAGAAACTATTGTGCCTCTATGGTTGCCAGTGGCTGCTGTTCTTGCATTGATACTTCCGGCTAACTTTTCTACTACTGCGATTATCGCAGCAATGGTAGTAGCTTTAGTATTCCTGGGAGGTTATCCATTAAAATATTTAGGTATTGTTATTGCCACTGGTGTTGTTGCACTTCTGTTCTTCGTGTTGTTAGCAAAAGCTTTTCCAGGCGTATTTCCTAACCGTGTTGATACTTGGATAAGTCGTGTAGAAAATTTTGCAAATAACGAAGTAGACGCAGATGCAGATTACCAAATAGAAAAAGCGAAAATTGCCATAGCCTCAGGCGGAGTCATTGGTCTAGGTCCAGGTAAAAGTGTTCAGAAAAACTTTTTGCCACAATCATCCTCAGATTTTATATATGCAATAATTGTAGAGGAGTTTGGTCTTGCGGGAGCAGGATTTTTACTGTTTTTGTATATGTTGCTATTGTTTAGAATTACCGTAGTTGCTCATAAGGCAGATACAGTCTTTGCAAAGCTAGTTGTGGTAGGTGTAGGATTGCCTATTGTTTTTCAGGCTTTAATTAATATGGCAGTTGCCGTGGAGTTATTTCCTGTTACGGGGCAAACATTACCACTAGTGAGTAGTGGAGGTACTTCTATATGGATGACCTGTCTTGCCGTAGGGATTGTACTTAGTGTAAGTGCAAAACGAGCACCAGTTGTGCCAAAAGATGAGAGTGAGTTAAACCCTTTAGACATACTTAGTGAAGCCATATAG
- the ftsA gene encoding cell division protein FtsA yields MENQNIAVGLDIGTTKIVAMIGRYNEYNKVEILGIGKSKSLGVHRGVVNNITQTIQSVQQAVQEAEDVSGIKIQDVVVGIAGQHIRSLQHSDYITRNNSEEVIDAADIDALCNQVHKLVMLPGEEIIHVLPQEYKVDGQSEIKEPIGMYGGRVEANFHVVVGQVASIRNIGRCVKSAGLNLDRITLEPLASANAVLSQEEKEAGVALIDIGGGTTDLAIFKDGIIRHTAVIPFGGNIITEDIKEGCSIIEKQAELLKIKFGSAWPGENKDNEIVSIPGLRGREPKEITLKNLSKIIHARVVEIVEQVYLEIKNYGHEEQKKKLIAGIVLTGGGSQLKHLKQLVEYITGMDTRIGYPNEHLAGDSDAETTSPLYATAVGLVMNSLEHGLYNSQLEPEEEIIAKEEEVFTDTINEMPETDIEARPKKPQAPKRSIFDRWADKFKDFLDNAE; encoded by the coding sequence ATGGAAAATCAAAATATCGCAGTAGGGCTGGACATAGGGACCACGAAGATCGTGGCAATGATAGGGCGGTACAATGAGTATAACAAGGTGGAGATTCTCGGTATAGGGAAGTCCAAAAGTCTTGGTGTACACCGTGGTGTGGTAAATAATATCACCCAGACCATACAGTCTGTGCAGCAAGCTGTACAGGAAGCAGAAGATGTATCAGGAATCAAAATTCAAGATGTAGTCGTAGGTATTGCTGGGCAACACATACGTTCATTACAACATAGTGATTATATAACCCGTAACAACTCTGAAGAGGTAATTGATGCAGCAGATATTGATGCATTATGTAACCAAGTACATAAACTGGTAATGCTTCCAGGTGAGGAAATTATTCATGTATTACCACAAGAGTATAAAGTAGACGGGCAAAGCGAGATTAAAGAGCCTATTGGGATGTATGGTGGTCGCGTAGAAGCAAATTTTCACGTGGTCGTAGGGCAAGTAGCATCCATAAGAAATATAGGTCGTTGTGTGAAAAGCGCAGGGTTAAACCTTGATCGCATCACACTAGAGCCACTGGCATCTGCAAATGCAGTGTTGAGCCAAGAGGAAAAGGAAGCTGGAGTAGCACTTATCGATATAGGTGGTGGTACAACAGACCTTGCTATTTTTAAAGATGGTATTATTAGACATACAGCTGTAATACCTTTTGGAGGTAATATTATTACAGAAGATATAAAAGAAGGATGTTCAATTATTGAGAAGCAGGCAGAGCTTCTTAAAATTAAATTTGGTTCTGCGTGGCCAGGAGAAAATAAAGACAACGAGATTGTTTCTATTCCTGGGTTACGAGGCCGTGAACCTAAAGAGATAACACTAAAGAATTTATCAAAAATCATTCACGCGAGAGTAGTGGAGATTGTTGAGCAAGTGTATTTAGAAATTAAAAATTACGGACACGAGGAGCAAAAGAAAAAGCTCATTGCAGGTATTGTACTTACTGGTGGAGGTAGCCAACTCAAGCACTTAAAACAGCTAGTAGAATATATTACAGGTATGGATACTCGTATAGGATATCCTAATGAGCATCTTGCTGGAGATAGTGATGCAGAGACTACGAGTCCGCTGTATGCTACTGCTGTGGGATTAGTAATGAATAGCCTTGAGCACGGTTTATATAACAGTCAGTTAGAGCCAGAAGAGGAAATTATTGCAAAAGAAGAAGAGGTCTTTACAGACACCATTAATGAAATGCCAGAAACAGATATCGAGGCAAGGCCTAAAAAACCACAGGCGCCTAAGAGAAGCATATTTGATAGATGGGCAGATAAGTTTAAAGATTTTCTAGACAACGCAGAGTAG
- a CDS encoding OmpA family protein: protein MKGFMRCAFILVIIFSTITSANAQQGKLARANKKFNQLAYIDAIEIYKDLVAEGFKSYQVFNKIAEAYYYNGKYSQAQEWYGKLTESYADSVSDEHYFRYAQTLRAIKEYDKSDEMMQIFADRSGNDFRAKLFKENPDYTKVEGYRESYYTVNMIREMNSRYSDFGPSYYKNQVIFASARDTGSITRRIHKWNNQPFLDLYKSTMKEDGSMSPPSRFHRKVNTIFHESTPTFTKDGKTMYFTRNNFTDGDFAKSSDGINKLKIYKSRLLDKEKGSWSEAVEVSFNEEEYATAHPALSPDGKTLYFSSDRPGSVGLSDIWKVAINGDGSFGEPVNLGKPINTEGRDAFPFMSSTGNLYYASDGYPGLGGLDIFVTNPSSEEITVASLGEPINSSADDFAYIVNDTLKTGFFSSSRNQGMGSDDIYRFKQKEKPEPRCDVDVLGFITDAVTKQPITDAKVQLMNADNEVVKEVDVNARGLYRFSLVCSENYVIRATSKLYYAKEVIVITPAEPETLQKDIELELRLTEVGVGDDLAKLLNLNPIYFDYNKSDIRPDAALELTKVISAMKQVPDMVISVRSHTDSRGKDDYNLSLSDRRAKSTVAYIISRGIDANRISGQGYGETELVNTCDNNSDCTEEQHQLNRRSEFIVITQ from the coding sequence ATGAAGGGATTTATGAGGTGCGCCTTTATTTTAGTGATTATTTTTAGTACAATTACTAGTGCTAATGCACAGCAAGGAAAGCTTGCTAGAGCAAATAAAAAGTTTAATCAGTTAGCTTATATAGATGCGATTGAAATCTATAAAGACCTCGTAGCAGAAGGTTTTAAATCTTATCAAGTTTTTAATAAAATAGCAGAAGCCTACTATTACAATGGTAAGTACTCCCAAGCTCAAGAATGGTATGGGAAACTTACAGAAAGCTATGCAGACTCTGTAAGTGATGAGCACTATTTTAGATATGCGCAAACACTACGTGCTATCAAAGAATATGATAAGTCTGATGAGATGATGCAAATCTTTGCAGATCGAAGCGGAAATGACTTCAGAGCAAAATTATTCAAAGAAAATCCAGATTATACAAAGGTAGAAGGCTACCGAGAAAGCTATTATACGGTTAATATGATACGAGAGATGAACTCTCGATACTCAGATTTTGGTCCGTCATATTATAAGAATCAAGTGATTTTTGCTTCGGCAAGAGATACGGGTTCTATTACAAGACGTATACATAAGTGGAACAATCAGCCATTTTTGGATTTATATAAGTCCACTATGAAGGAAGATGGAAGCATGTCTCCGCCTTCACGTTTTCACCGCAAGGTAAATACCATCTTCCATGAGAGTACTCCTACGTTTACTAAGGATGGAAAGACAATGTATTTTACAAGAAATAATTTTACAGATGGAGATTTTGCAAAATCGTCAGATGGGATTAATAAATTGAAAATCTATAAATCTAGGTTATTAGATAAGGAAAAAGGAAGTTGGTCAGAAGCGGTTGAAGTTTCATTTAATGAAGAAGAATATGCTACTGCCCACCCAGCGTTAAGCCCAGATGGAAAAACACTTTATTTCTCATCAGATAGGCCAGGGAGTGTAGGGCTGTCAGATATTTGGAAAGTGGCTATTAATGGTGATGGAAGCTTTGGTGAGCCTGTAAATCTTGGGAAACCTATAAATACAGAAGGAAGAGATGCCTTTCCATTTATGAGTAGTACAGGGAATCTTTACTACGCCTCAGATGGATATCCAGGGCTGGGAGGACTTGATATTTTTGTGACTAACCCATCATCAGAAGAGATTACGGTTGCAAGCTTGGGTGAACCTATTAATAGCTCTGCAGATGATTTTGCCTACATAGTGAATGACACTTTAAAAACTGGTTTCTTTTCTTCAAGTCGTAATCAGGGAATGGGTAGTGATGATATTTATAGATTCAAGCAAAAGGAAAAGCCAGAGCCACGATGTGATGTAGATGTCTTAGGTTTTATTACAGATGCGGTGACAAAGCAACCTATAACGGATGCAAAAGTACAGCTCATGAATGCTGATAATGAAGTGGTAAAAGAAGTTGATGTAAATGCACGTGGCTTATATAGATTTAGTCTCGTATGCTCAGAAAATTATGTAATACGTGCGACCTCAAAATTATATTATGCAAAAGAGGTTATTGTGATCACACCGGCAGAGCCAGAAACATTACAAAAGGATATAGAGCTCGAGTTGAGACTTACAGAAGTAGGAGTAGGTGACGATCTTGCAAAACTTCTTAATCTTAATCCTATTTACTTTGATTATAATAAATCTGACATAAGACCAGATGCTGCGTTAGAGCTTACAAAAGTGATCTCTGCAATGAAGCAAGTGCCAGATATGGTGATAAGCGTAAGGTCACATACAGATAGTCGAGGTAAGGATGATTATAACCTGTCACTTTCAGATAGAAGAGCAAAATCTACAGTGGCATACATTATCTCTAGAGGTATCGATGCCAATAGGATATCTGGTCAAGGTTATGGCGAGACAGAGCTCGTAAATACCTGTGATAACAACTCAGACTGTACAGAGGAGCAACATCAATTAAATCGTCGTTCAGAATTTATTGTGATTACTCAGTAA
- the ftsZ gene encoding cell division protein FtsZ, producing the protein MSTTQFDNITFDLPKNQSHVIKVIGVGGGGSNAINHMFQQGINGVDFVICNTDAQALENSTVPNKIQLGVGLTEGLGAGANPDVGEQAAIESEMDIKQMLGTNTKMIFITAGMGGGTGTGAAPVIAKMARELDILVVGIVTIPFQFEGKMRNEQAQKGVDRLRAQVDSLIVINNNKLREVYGNLGFKAGFSKADEVLATASRGIAEVITHHYTQNIDLRDAKTVLSKSGTAIMGSATASGTSRANEAISKALDSPLLNDNKITGAKNVLLLIVSGGDEITIDEIGEINDHIQAEAGHSANIIMGVGEDDSLGDAISVTIIATGFNAEQQNEIVNVETKKIIHTLEEEQRAQQDLMPDATVEIPPSAPVAPQAPVAPKKIVHTLDLDEIEEKRPTAFAKAPVKEITRQQAVPEQAPKAEPVQPPAQQYSMDIVPTTDVIKNITVVYDEILLENEADFEIIDTTVRHEATRVEHKEPENNGMLFFDMPLTTEAPVEEDEKPIMFDLDDTTASIEVKEPIEIVPVTEHSNTGETRYSLEDYMELEETLSNASSDEDESDIEEETIVFETKTVAPQQKSEDENAEIDPMNSPISQILIDRASERKRKMKEFNYKFRTNQSRIEEIEKQPAYKRMGIDLEETPAKDGSLSRTSLSTDDNDEIQLRSNNSFLHDNVD; encoded by the coding sequence ATGAGTACGACACAATTTGATAACATCACATTTGATCTACCTAAAAACCAAAGTCACGTAATTAAAGTGATAGGTGTAGGTGGTGGAGGTAGTAACGCTATTAACCATATGTTCCAGCAGGGAATAAATGGGGTAGATTTTGTAATCTGTAACACAGATGCACAAGCACTGGAAAATAGTACAGTACCTAATAAGATACAACTGGGAGTAGGTCTTACAGAAGGTCTTGGTGCTGGAGCAAATCCAGATGTTGGAGAACAAGCGGCTATAGAGAGTGAGATGGATATCAAGCAAATGCTTGGTACTAACACAAAGATGATATTTATTACTGCCGGAATGGGTGGTGGTACAGGAACGGGTGCTGCGCCAGTTATTGCCAAAATGGCTCGTGAGCTTGATATCCTAGTCGTAGGGATTGTCACGATACCATTCCAGTTTGAAGGTAAAATGCGTAATGAGCAAGCTCAAAAAGGAGTAGATAGACTTCGTGCCCAGGTAGATTCACTTATTGTTATTAATAATAACAAGCTCCGTGAGGTTTACGGTAATCTTGGTTTTAAAGCAGGTTTTAGTAAAGCAGATGAAGTTCTTGCAACCGCTTCACGTGGTATTGCAGAGGTAATTACACATCACTATACACAAAACATCGATTTACGTGATGCAAAAACAGTTTTAAGTAAATCAGGGACAGCTATCATGGGTAGCGCCACTGCTAGTGGTACAAGTCGTGCAAATGAGGCGATATCAAAAGCGCTTGACTCTCCATTGCTTAACGATAATAAAATTACTGGAGCTAAGAATGTATTATTACTCATAGTTTCTGGTGGTGATGAGATTACTATAGACGAGATAGGAGAAATTAACGATCACATTCAAGCAGAGGCAGGTCACAGCGCAAACATCATCATGGGTGTAGGTGAAGATGACTCTCTAGGCGATGCAATTTCTGTAACGATTATCGCTACAGGATTTAATGCAGAGCAGCAGAATGAGATTGTAAACGTAGAGACTAAGAAAATCATTCATACACTAGAAGAGGAGCAAAGAGCACAGCAAGATTTAATGCCAGATGCTACTGTAGAGATTCCACCTTCGGCACCAGTAGCTCCACAAGCACCGGTTGCTCCTAAGAAAATAGTGCATACACTTGATCTTGATGAAATAGAGGAAAAGAGGCCTACCGCTTTCGCGAAAGCGCCAGTAAAAGAAATTACAAGGCAACAAGCTGTGCCAGAGCAGGCTCCTAAAGCTGAGCCAGTACAGCCTCCTGCGCAGCAATATAGTATGGATATAGTTCCTACTACAGATGTAATTAAGAATATTACAGTTGTGTATGATGAGATACTTCTAGAGAATGAAGCAGATTTTGAAATCATAGATACTACAGTGCGTCATGAAGCGACTAGAGTAGAGCATAAAGAGCCAGAAAATAATGGAATGTTATTTTTTGATATGCCACTAACGACAGAAGCGCCTGTAGAGGAAGATGAGAAGCCTATCATGTTTGATCTTGATGACACTACAGCATCTATTGAAGTTAAGGAGCCTATAGAAATTGTACCAGTAACTGAGCATTCTAATACTGGAGAAACTCGATATAGTCTTGAAGATTACATGGAGCTTGAGGAAACACTTTCTAACGCATCTAGTGATGAAGATGAAAGCGATATTGAAGAAGAAACTATTGTTTTTGAAACAAAAACTGTTGCTCCTCAACAAAAGAGTGAAGATGAAAATGCAGAGATAGACCCAATGAATAGTCCTATCTCACAGATTCTTATAGATAGAGCTTCTGAGCGTAAGCGCAAGATGAAAGAATTCAATTATAAATTTCGCACAAATCAGTCTCGTATAGAGGAGATAGAAAAGCAACCTGCGTATAAGCGTATGGGGATTGATCTAGAAGAAACACCAGCAAAAGATGGAAGTTTGTCTAGAACATCACTTTCTACAGACGATAATGATGAAATTCAATTGAGAAGTAATAACTCATTTTTACATGATAATGTAGATTAG
- the murG gene encoding undecaprenyldiphospho-muramoylpentapeptide beta-N-acetylglucosaminyltransferase, producing MKPYRVILSGGGTGGHIYPAIAIANEIQRRHPDAQFLFVGASDRMEMEKVPQAGFEIEGLWIAGIQRKLTVDNLMFPFKLISSLMKSRKIIKKFKPDVVIGTGGFASGPLLKMATIVGIPALIQEQNSYAGITNKLLGKSVEKVCVAYDDMHRFFPAENIVKTGNPVRADLLDIESKRSTALAKYDLSHSSKVVLVIGGSLGARAINDLIEKQLPIFKRKGVQVLWQTGKLYYDKYKHHQADGVQVMAYIDQMDMAYAAADIIISRAGAGSVSELCIVGKATIFIPSPNVAEDHQTKNAQAIEKMGAAILIAEKDLDKKFELVFKALFNDEKVRFELGRKIKTLALPNATADIVDEVEQLFK from the coding sequence GTGAAGCCATATAGAGTCATATTATCTGGAGGAGGAACAGGAGGTCATATCTATCCTGCTATTGCTATTGCAAATGAAATCCAGCGCCGTCATCCTGATGCACAATTTCTATTTGTAGGAGCTAGTGATCGCATGGAAATGGAAAAAGTACCGCAAGCAGGCTTTGAGATAGAAGGGTTGTGGATTGCTGGAATACAGCGCAAGCTCACGGTAGATAATCTTATGTTTCCATTTAAGCTCATTAGTAGCTTGATGAAATCTCGTAAGATTATTAAGAAATTTAAGCCAGATGTTGTGATAGGTACTGGCGGATTTGCAAGTGGGCCACTGCTTAAGATGGCTACAATTGTAGGTATACCTGCACTGATTCAAGAGCAAAATAGCTATGCAGGTATTACAAATAAACTGTTGGGTAAGTCGGTTGAGAAAGTATGCGTGGCTTATGATGATATGCATCGCTTTTTTCCAGCAGAAAATATTGTAAAAACCGGTAACCCAGTACGTGCAGATCTATTGGATATAGAAAGTAAACGTAGTACTGCTTTGGCGAAATATGACTTGTCTCATAGTTCAAAAGTAGTGTTAGTTATAGGGGGAAGTCTAGGTGCAAGAGCTATAAACGATTTAATAGAGAAGCAACTCCCAATATTTAAACGAAAAGGAGTGCAGGTTTTATGGCAAACAGGTAAGCTATATTACGATAAATACAAGCATCATCAGGCAGATGGTGTTCAGGTGATGGCATATATCGATCAGATGGATATGGCTTATGCAGCTGCAGATATTATTATATCTAGAGCTGGAGCAGGGTCTGTATCTGAGTTATGCATTGTAGGAAAGGCGACCATTTTTATTCCCTCTCCAAACGTTGCCGAAGATCACCAAACTAAAAATGCACAAGCTATCGAGAAAATGGGTGCTGCAATTTTAATTGCAGAAAAGGATCTCGATAAAAAGTTTGAGCTCGTATTTAAAGCGCTTTTCAATGATGAGAAAGTTCGCTTTGAGCTAGGAAGAAAAATAAAAACACTTGCATTACCAAATGCCACAGCAGACATTGTGGATGAGGTAGAGCAATTATTTAAATAA
- the murC gene encoding UDP-N-acetylmuramate--L-alanine ligase: MKPLKDIQNIYFIGIGGIGMSALALYFHKEGKNVAGYDKTPSDVTAALQASGIKVHFEDKKEAIDSSFTSKEDTLVVFTPAVPKMMGELVYFRESGFTLKKRAEVLGMIANQSFSLAVAGTHGKTTTSSILGHLLAATGAPVTAFIGGITNNYNGNLIQKGSDVVVVEADEFDRSFLQLRPDILCVTSMDADHLDIYEDEADLIATFQEFGALAPKDKRFVKSGLPLAGNTVGIEEDADYTAQRVRIENGAYVFDLHYPGGVLENLRFSLPGRHNLFNAVAALGMALSYGSPKEQLIEALASYSGVNRRFTYRIQKEDMVLIDDYAHHPTEIAAVHQSVREMYPEQSVLAIFQPHLFSRTKDFMSDFAVALSRFDEVALLDIYPAREEPIDGITSEVLLSEMTLSRKQIIQKNELIALVKGTKHKIVVMMGAGDIGVEILKVTKELRGEG; encoded by the coding sequence ATGAAACCTTTAAAAGACATACAGAACATTTACTTCATCGGTATCGGTGGGATAGGTATGAGTGCGCTAGCGTTGTACTTCCATAAGGAGGGCAAGAATGTAGCGGGTTATGATAAAACGCCTTCAGATGTAACGGCAGCTTTGCAAGCATCTGGGATTAAGGTTCATTTTGAAGATAAAAAAGAGGCAATTGATAGTTCGTTTACGAGTAAGGAGGATACCCTAGTGGTGTTTACTCCTGCTGTTCCTAAAATGATGGGAGAGCTAGTATATTTTCGCGAAAGCGGATTTACCCTTAAAAAAAGAGCAGAAGTATTGGGCATGATTGCAAATCAAAGCTTCTCACTTGCTGTTGCGGGAACGCATGGTAAAACGACTACTTCTAGTATTTTGGGTCATCTACTGGCGGCAACCGGAGCCCCGGTAACTGCATTTATAGGCGGTATCACAAATAATTATAATGGTAATTTAATCCAAAAAGGAAGTGACGTTGTGGTTGTGGAGGCAGATGAGTTTGATCGCTCATTCCTACAGCTTAGGCCAGATATTCTCTGTGTGACTTCTATGGATGCAGATCATCTTGATATTTATGAAGATGAGGCAGACCTTATCGCTACGTTCCAAGAATTTGGGGCACTAGCTCCAAAAGATAAGCGTTTTGTAAAAAGCGGACTTCCACTAGCTGGAAATACGGTTGGTATTGAGGAGGATGCAGATTATACTGCGCAGCGAGTGCGTATAGAGAATGGTGCTTATGTCTTTGACTTGCACTACCCAGGTGGTGTTTTGGAGAATTTACGATTTAGCCTGCCAGGAAGACACAATCTTTTTAATGCTGTAGCTGCATTAGGGATGGCATTATCGTATGGTAGTCCTAAAGAACAGTTGATTGAAGCACTAGCGAGCTATTCAGGCGTTAATCGCCGATTTACATACCGTATCCAGAAAGAAGATATGGTGTTAATAGATGATTATGCGCATCACCCTACAGAAATTGCTGCGGTGCATCAAAGTGTAAGAGAGATGTATCCAGAGCAGAGTGTGCTAGCTATTTTTCAGCCACACTTATTTAGTAGAACAAAAGATTTTATGAGTGATTTTGCAGTAGCGCTTTCTCGTTTTGATGAAGTAGCACTGCTTGATATTTACCCAGCAAGAGAAGAGCCTATTGATGGTATAACTAGCGAAGTATTGCTTAGTGAAATGACGCTTTCGCGAAAGCAAATTATACAGAAAAATGAGCTTATTGCTTTAGTAAAAGGTACGAAGCATAAAATTGTTGTGATGATGGGTGCTGGAGATATAGGTGTAGAGATTTTAAAAGTAACAAAAGAACTGCGGGGTGAAGGTTAA